A window of the Polaribacter sp. HaHaR_3_91 genome harbors these coding sequences:
- a CDS encoding T9SS type A sorting domain-containing protein → MKHNLHKIFICIVLLTITQVGYSQLSDLHFLPPLKQDANNQAIQQQTIYLSTPETSSFNVKIYKGTSTTAVATLSLSKTTPKTYNPGNGDNNITLVTNANTGIVLSNSGLRFESENGEKFYVNYRGRSASQAASITSKGRAALGQKFKWGGAPIEANHKTMSATLGVMATEDNTSITISGYNTECKFRATSTVDGITDNTINITLNKGQSYVLEAAKDATTANIDGWIGASIVSDKDIAISNGMLNFGVNPNSAARDAGADQPVPEDKLGKEYVFVRGNGGSSNEFVIIIGTQANTEIYVNDETTPYATIGVGEYAEIPSSKYSGTSSGENMFVSSTKDVYAYQVLSGDTSIITVSLNFVAPVNCLLPDTMDQISNIEDISGITASGGLYIIASTTTPNSAIEVYNGADGTTQINLPTEKTVAGSSDWKTFYITGLTGNVSVKSTGPIAVGFLGFNGARGIAGYFSGFDTVPVTELAITGGGCLPDGTIEVVTKNFETYQWYDNGVLVPGENGPTYTPTTSGDYYVRVSKGGCTYDSQPISAYYCNPDIIINKTADKTEVMEGENITFKIIVESKGVNPVTNINISDVMPNGLTVVSASPSTGSWTAPNWTLGNLTSGQVEAITIIAKVDPMTGINSIAATTNTATNTQDQTDNNITSDAPSVSFNILRDYDGDLIADIYDIDDDNDGVLDTTEGNNDTDNDGIPNQLDLDSDGDGCPDTIEASVPAVLESANVINNTTTNTADAVINISNNPVGDNGLAASLETNDNTTTFINYTSTYNTYALDKNTNVCGVAMITQIYQTNTERWIEITNKHAANIVAPNAAIIALFKNTSGDQTDNTPNAFVSNTNAINPGESLLISAGTVSNKLSTASEIVDTNVTDFDDANDIIALTRISNTNAWASRIDVIASIENNTSYVRIDEVFAPNKTADTTEWVAFIDDDIITYSDDANDNAIERHAHDPLLSEIATANDEANIKPGLHRFLFTDRTTVLGSSVWTNGYPDRSRNVKVSEDYNHTGKLSARKLEVKESSIFTITDNLLVVTNEIIIKDTNDEIRLISSDNTNKAQLIQTHKTASKVTGNGKLLVDQNSTVPSKYRYNYLSSPVHTLNATTFTIEDVLKDGTIPTSATSTITDINFVSGYDGNTTSPISIADHWIYTYATGSNGRSGWSHKYKSETISQTDGFTFKGPGAAQNYTFVGTPKDGELTTTINAGDSYLVGNPYASAMSSKKFIQDNLDVTNGSLYFWEHVGEESSSNGSEGHNYGGYVGGYAVRNLSGGVAANSVVDNNNSNNGTPTLGSGSYTEPKAFIAIGQGFFIQGDDVLSGPIVFNNSQREYVQEGANSYFFKSENKKSAAKTSLTNTLPIIKLGMSYTNDNNFNLHRQLAISFKDNNSFDFDKGYDTEIYDVGTTDIYWKFPNSDEKYVITGVQSISEELEIPLELVISKNGQVTISIDEWNAIDRNVYIIDKLTSTSYLLNDESIVLTLAKGTYTDRFVLAFSETTKSQVLGIEDAILENNVSIYLDNNSKELVIDNNSNLELKKVTLFNLLGQKAAEWNTIETNTIQNRLKINTISESIYIVNIATEKGNISKKILVK, encoded by the coding sequence ATGAAACATAATTTACATAAAATATTTATCTGTATAGTTTTATTAACCATAACACAAGTTGGTTATAGTCAATTAAGTGACTTACACTTCCTTCCGCCATTAAAACAGGATGCTAATAACCAAGCTATTCAGCAACAAACCATCTATTTATCTACACCAGAAACTTCAAGTTTTAATGTAAAGATCTATAAAGGAACTAGTACTACAGCAGTTGCTACTTTATCTCTATCAAAAACAACTCCAAAAACATACAACCCAGGTAACGGAGACAACAATATAACTTTAGTAACCAACGCAAACACAGGTATCGTATTATCTAATAGCGGGTTACGTTTCGAATCTGAAAATGGTGAAAAATTTTATGTAAACTATAGAGGTAGATCTGCTTCACAAGCAGCTTCAATTACCTCTAAAGGTAGAGCAGCCTTAGGTCAGAAATTTAAATGGGGGGGCGCTCCTATTGAAGCGAATCACAAAACAATGAGTGCTACATTAGGTGTAATGGCTACTGAAGACAATACCTCGATAACAATAAGTGGTTATAATACAGAGTGTAAATTTAGAGCTACAAGTACTGTTGATGGTATTACTGACAACACTATAAATATTACATTAAATAAAGGACAGTCTTATGTTCTTGAAGCTGCAAAAGATGCTACTACAGCCAATATAGACGGATGGATTGGCGCTTCTATTGTGTCTGATAAAGATATTGCTATTAGTAACGGAATGTTAAATTTTGGTGTAAACCCTAATAGTGCTGCTAGAGATGCTGGTGCAGACCAGCCTGTACCTGAAGACAAATTAGGAAAAGAATACGTTTTTGTACGTGGTAACGGAGGTTCAAGCAATGAGTTTGTGATTATCATAGGAACCCAAGCAAACACAGAAATCTATGTAAATGACGAAACCACTCCTTATGCTACAATTGGTGTAGGAGAATATGCAGAAATACCATCTTCTAAATATTCTGGGACTTCAAGTGGTGAAAATATGTTTGTTTCATCAACAAAAGACGTTTATGCATATCAAGTTCTTTCAGGAGATACATCTATTATAACGGTAAGTTTAAATTTCGTTGCTCCCGTAAACTGTTTATTGCCTGACACAATGGATCAAATTTCTAATATTGAAGATATTTCTGGAATTACAGCTTCTGGAGGTTTATATATTATAGCATCAACTACAACACCAAACTCAGCTATTGAAGTCTATAACGGTGCTGACGGTACTACTCAAATTAATTTACCTACAGAAAAAACTGTTGCAGGTTCATCTGACTGGAAAACGTTTTATATTACAGGTCTTACAGGAAATGTATCTGTAAAGTCTACAGGTCCAATAGCTGTTGGGTTTTTAGGTTTTAATGGAGCTAGAGGTATTGCTGGTTATTTTTCTGGTTTTGATACCGTACCTGTTACTGAATTAGCTATAACCGGTGGAGGCTGTTTGCCAGATGGAACCATTGAGGTAGTAACTAAAAATTTTGAAACCTATCAATGGTATGACAATGGTGTTTTAGTACCTGGTGAAAACGGACCTACATATACCCCAACAACATCTGGAGATTATTACGTACGTGTTTCTAAAGGAGGTTGTACCTATGATTCTCAACCAATTTCTGCTTATTATTGTAACCCAGATATCATTATTAACAAAACTGCTGATAAGACTGAAGTTATGGAAGGAGAAAACATTACTTTTAAAATTATAGTAGAAAGTAAAGGTGTTAATCCTGTTACAAATATTAACATTTCAGATGTAATGCCTAATGGCTTAACAGTTGTTAGTGCAAGCCCAAGTACTGGTTCCTGGACAGCTCCTAATTGGACATTAGGAAATCTTACAAGTGGCCAAGTTGAAGCAATTACAATTATCGCAAAAGTAGATCCAATGACAGGAATTAACTCAATTGCCGCTACAACAAATACAGCCACAAATACGCAAGATCAAACAGACAATAATATCACCAGTGATGCTCCTTCTGTTTCTTTTAACATCTTAAGAGATTATGATGGAGATCTTATAGCAGATATATATGATATTGATGATGATAACGATGGTGTTTTAGACACTACTGAAGGAAATAACGACACCGATAACGATGGTATACCAAATCAATTAGATTTAGATTCTGATGGTGATGGTTGTCCAGATACTATTGAAGCTAGTGTACCTGCGGTATTAGAAAGTGCAAACGTAATTAATAATACCACTACAAATACTGCAGATGCTGTAATAAACATTTCAAATAACCCTGTTGGAGACAATGGATTAGCGGCTAGCTTAGAAACTAATGATAATACTACAACCTTTATAAACTATACATCAACCTACAATACATATGCGTTAGATAAAAATACAAATGTATGTGGAGTGGCTATGATTACACAAATATATCAAACAAACACAGAACGTTGGATAGAAATTACCAACAAGCATGCTGCAAATATTGTTGCACCAAATGCAGCTATTATTGCACTCTTTAAAAACACCTCTGGAGATCAAACAGATAATACGCCAAATGCTTTTGTCTCTAACACAAATGCTATTAACCCGGGTGAATCTCTATTAATATCTGCAGGAACTGTTTCTAACAAGCTTTCTACAGCTTCTGAAATAGTTGATACAAATGTTACAGATTTTGATGATGCCAATGATATTATAGCCTTAACTAGAATATCTAATACGAATGCTTGGGCATCAAGGATTGATGTGATAGCATCTATAGAAAACAATACAAGCTATGTGCGTATTGATGAAGTTTTTGCACCAAATAAAACTGCAGATACAACAGAATGGGTTGCTTTTATAGACGATGACATTATTACCTATTCAGATGACGCAAATGATAATGCTATAGAACGTCATGCACATGATCCTTTATTATCTGAAATAGCTACAGCTAATGATGAAGCCAATATAAAACCAGGTTTACATAGATTTCTATTTACAGACAGAACTACCGTATTAGGTAGTAGTGTTTGGACAAACGGATACCCAGATAGATCTAGAAATGTAAAGGTTTCTGAAGATTATAATCATACAGGTAAGTTAAGTGCTAGAAAATTAGAAGTTAAAGAAAGTAGTATTTTTACAATTACAGATAACCTATTAGTAGTTACAAATGAAATAATTATTAAAGATACAAACGATGAAATACGCTTAATTAGTTCAGACAATACTAATAAGGCACAGTTAATTCAAACGCATAAAACAGCATCTAAAGTTACTGGAAACGGTAAATTATTAGTAGACCAAAACTCTACAGTACCAAGTAAGTACAGATACAATTATTTAAGCTCTCCTGTACATACTCTTAATGCTACAACATTTACTATAGAAGATGTTTTAAAAGACGGCACAATACCAACCTCTGCAACTTCTACAATTACAGACATTAACTTTGTGAGTGGTTATGATGGTAATACCACATCTCCTATTTCTATAGCAGATCATTGGATATACACATATGCAACAGGATCTAATGGAAGATCTGGTTGGTCTCATAAATACAAAAGTGAAACAATTTCACAAACCGATGGATTTACTTTTAAAGGTCCTGGTGCTGCACAAAATTATACTTTTGTTGGTACTCCTAAAGACGGAGAATTAACAACTACTATTAATGCAGGAGACTCTTATTTAGTAGGAAACCCGTATGCATCTGCAATGAGTAGTAAAAAGTTTATTCAAGATAATTTAGACGTTACGAACGGTAGTTTATATTTTTGGGAACATGTAGGAGAAGAAAGCTCTAGTAATGGTTCTGAAGGACATAATTATGGTGGATACGTTGGTGGATATGCTGTTAGAAACTTATCTGGAGGCGTTGCTGCAAACAGTGTAGTTGACAATAATAACAGTAATAATGGCACACCTACTTTAGGTAGTGGATCTTATACAGAGCCAAAAGCCTTTATAGCAATCGGTCAAGGTTTTTTTATACAAGGAGATGATGTACTTTCTGGACCTATTGTTTTTAACAACAGCCAAAGGGAATATGTACAAGAAGGAGCAAATTCTTATTTCTTTAAAAGTGAAAATAAAAAATCTGCTGCTAAAACAAGCCTTACAAATACATTACCAATTATTAAATTAGGAATGAGTTATACAAATGATAATAACTTTAATCTACATAGACAATTAGCCATTTCATTTAAAGACAATAACTCTTTTGATTTTGATAAAGGATATGACACAGAAATTTATGATGTAGGAACTACTGATATCTATTGGAAGTTTCCAAACTCTGATGAAAAATATGTAATTACTGGTGTACAAAGTATTTCTGAAGAACTAGAAATCCCTTTAGAGTTGGTTATTTCTAAGAACGGACAAGTAACAATTAGCATTGATGAATGGAATGCGATTGACAGAAACGTTTATATTATAGATAAATTAACAAGCACCTCTTATTTACTTAATGATGAAAGTATTGTTTTAACACTTGCAAAAGGAACCTACACAGACCGCTTTGTACTTGCTTTTTCTGAAACTACTAAAAGCCAAGTATTAGGGATAGAAGATGCAATTTTAGAGAACAACGTTTCTATTTACTTAGATAATAACTCCAAAGAATTGGTAATTGATAACAACAGTAATTTAGAATTAAAAAAGGTAACTTTATTTAATTTATTAGGTCAGAAAGCGGCTGAATGGAATACTATTGAAACCAATACAATCCAAAATAGATTGAAAATTAATACTATTTCTGAATCTATTTATATTGTAAATATTGCTACAGAAAAAGGGAATATTAGTAAAAAGATATTAGTAAAATAA
- a CDS encoding HAMP domain-containing sensor histidine kinase, whose product MNIFSNTLLFKRITILVSFIIVSLILWNTYTFFQKFKHEERIKMEILATAQKEIASDTNLDANVDLPLKIIENNNNIPMILVNDKGEIEYFQNLDSVKALNPKYLEKQLLEMKAENLPIEVSYKGKNKQFIYYRNSDLLNRLTYYPIALILILFLFLSVIYMFYSSNKVAETNKLWTGMAKETAHQIGTPLSSLLGWIAILKMEKVDDKYVEEIEKDVSRLNTIANRFSKIGSTPELEKENVVAITKQAFDYLESRSSKQISFSFTTSDTEIYTNLNTELFGWVIENLIKNAIDAMLGKGLLDLNIENTPKKVKITISDTGKGMSKKLFRQIFKPGFTTKKRGWGLGLSLSKRIVSDYHKGKIFVQKSEIGKGTTFEILLDKV is encoded by the coding sequence ATGAACATCTTTTCTAATACCCTTTTATTTAAACGAATTACCATTCTTGTTTCGTTTATTATTGTTTCTTTAATTTTATGGAACACCTATACTTTCTTTCAGAAATTTAAACATGAAGAGCGTATAAAAATGGAAATTTTAGCAACTGCCCAAAAAGAAATTGCTAGCGATACCAACTTAGATGCCAATGTAGATTTACCCTTAAAAATTATTGAGAATAACAATAATATTCCTATGATTTTGGTGAATGATAAAGGAGAAATAGAATATTTTCAGAACCTTGATTCCGTAAAAGCTTTAAACCCTAAATATCTAGAAAAACAGCTGCTAGAAATGAAGGCAGAAAACCTACCAATAGAGGTTAGCTATAAAGGAAAAAATAAACAGTTTATTTATTATCGGAATTCAGATTTACTAAACAGATTAACCTATTATCCTATTGCGTTAATTTTAATTTTATTTCTATTTTTGAGTGTTATTTATATGTTTTACAGCTCTAATAAAGTTGCAGAAACCAATAAACTTTGGACTGGTATGGCTAAGGAAACGGCACATCAAATTGGTACACCTTTGTCTTCTCTTTTAGGATGGATTGCCATTTTAAAAATGGAAAAAGTAGATGACAAATATGTAGAAGAAATAGAAAAAGATGTTAGTAGATTAAATACCATTGCCAATCGTTTTTCTAAAATTGGTTCTACGCCAGAGCTTGAAAAAGAAAATGTAGTTGCCATAACAAAACAAGCTTTCGATTACCTAGAATCTAGAAGTTCTAAACAAATTTCTTTCTCTTTTACAACTTCAGATACAGAGATTTACACCAATTTAAATACAGAGTTGTTTGGTTGGGTTATAGAAAACCTTATTAAAAATGCTATTGACGCCATGTTAGGCAAAGGCCTACTAGACCTAAACATAGAAAACACACCTAAAAAAGTAAAAATTACAATTTCAGACACCGGAAAAGGAATGTCAAAAAAACTATTTAGACAGATTTTTAAACCGGGTTTTACGACCAAAAAACGTGGTTGGGGCTTAGGTTTGTCGCTATCTAAACGTATTGTTTCTGATTATCACAAAGGAAAAATATTTGTGCAAAAATCTGAAATAGGAAAAGGAACTACTTTTGAGATTCTGTTAGATAAAGTGTAG
- a CDS encoding flavin reductase family protein, producing the protein MLSINPKEISTQKLHGYLLGAIAPRPIAFASTVDADGNPNLSPFSFFNIFGANPPILVFSPARRVKDNTTKHTLDNVLSTKEVVINVVNYAMVQQMSLSSTEYPQGVNEFEKAGFTMLLSDLIKPFRVAESPVQLECKVNDVILTGDEGGAGNLIVCEVVKVHIAEDVLGDDGSIDQHKIDLVARAGGNFYTRAKDGFFEIPKPVSTLGIGVDKIPLEIRNSTVLTGNNLGMLGNVEQLPTEADVNNFKKDHLEFIGLETTKKHTFAQEYLKKNDVESAWKVLLLN; encoded by the coding sequence ATGCTATCCATCAATCCAAAAGAGATTTCTACCCAAAAATTACATGGTTATTTATTAGGCGCCATTGCGCCAAGACCTATTGCTTTTGCAAGTACGGTTGATGCAGATGGAAACCCGAATTTATCTCCTTTTAGTTTTTTTAATATTTTTGGAGCAAATCCGCCTATATTAGTTTTTTCGCCTGCCAGAAGAGTAAAAGATAATACTACAAAACACACGTTAGATAATGTCTTGTCTACTAAAGAAGTGGTTATAAATGTGGTGAATTATGCCATGGTACAGCAAATGTCTTTAAGTAGTACAGAATATCCGCAAGGGGTAAATGAATTTGAAAAAGCTGGGTTTACCATGTTGCTTTCAGATCTTATAAAACCATTTAGAGTAGCAGAATCTCCAGTGCAATTAGAATGCAAAGTAAATGATGTTATTCTTACTGGTGATGAAGGTGGGGCTGGAAATTTAATAGTTTGCGAGGTGGTTAAAGTACATATTGCTGAAGACGTTTTAGGAGATGACGGAAGCATAGATCAGCATAAAATAGACTTGGTAGCAAGAGCTGGTGGTAATTTTTATACTAGGGCTAAAGATGGTTTTTTTGAGATACCAAAACCAGTAAGTACTTTAGGTATTGGAGTTGACAAAATACCTTTAGAAATAAGAAATAGTACGGTGTTAACGGGGAATAATTTAGGCATGTTAGGTAATGTAGAACAATTGCCAACAGAAGCAGATGTTAATAACTTTAAGAAAGATCATTTAGAGTTTATTGGACTAGAAACCACAAAAAAACATACATTTGCCCAAGAGTATTTAAAAAAGAATGATGTAGAAAGTGCTTGGAAAGTACTTTTATTAAATTAG
- a CDS encoding DUF3127 domain-containing protein produces MEVIGKVKLIGDVQTFGSNGFQKRELVVTTDDQYPQMINIEFQQDKTDLLNNYKVGQDVKVSINLRGREWINPQGEAKYFNSIVGWRIENLSQAAAGGGNLPPVDQFQPASKVTDEEPDDLPF; encoded by the coding sequence ATGGAAGTTATTGGTAAAGTAAAATTAATTGGAGACGTTCAAACATTTGGATCAAACGGATTTCAAAAAAGAGAATTAGTGGTTACAACAGATGATCAATATCCGCAAATGATTAATATCGAGTTTCAACAAGATAAAACTGATTTATTAAACAATTACAAAGTTGGGCAAGATGTAAAAGTATCTATCAATTTAAGAGGTAGAGAGTGGATTAACCCACAAGGTGAAGCTAAATATTTTAACTCAATAGTTGGGTGGAGAATAGAGAATTTATCTCAAGCAGCTGCAGGTGGTGGTAATTTGCCTCCAGTAGATCAATTTCAGCCAGCATCTAAAGTTACAGATGAAGAGCCAGACGATTTACCGTTTTAA
- a CDS encoding DUF1456 family protein: MGLTNNDILKKLRVAHKLRDTDIVEICALVDFKVSKAELGALFRSEEHPKYVECQDQILRNFLNGLVVHLRGPMPKKGEKK, encoded by the coding sequence ATGGGATTAACAAATAATGACATTTTAAAAAAACTACGTGTAGCTCATAAATTACGAGATACAGATATTGTAGAGATTTGTGCTTTGGTAGATTTTAAAGTAAGTAAAGCAGAACTAGGTGCCTTATTTAGAAGTGAAGAACACCCAAAATATGTAGAATGTCAAGATCAAATATTACGTAATTTCTTAAACGGATTGGTTGTTCATTTACGTGGACCAATGCCTAAAAAAGGTGAGAAGAAATAA
- a CDS encoding YqaA family protein, with the protein MAKKTKQKTKTHRAKLMHSYFHRTGFYMFIWESLKKAFWPIVIVVACLFLFNEYVYNINDGLHHFTETVSRLTVLIFFFVSETLLGLVPPEIFIAWSKKTPDPILNLAILATLSYSGGLVSYFIGKTALRIKSVKEYLEVKMAKNLKNTRKWGGILILVGALFPLPFSIACIAAGMIKYPFNKVIFFGLFRFIRFAIYAWAIFQVVD; encoded by the coding sequence ATGGCAAAAAAAACAAAACAAAAAACAAAAACGCATAGAGCTAAATTGATGCACTCTTATTTCCATAGAACAGGGTTCTATATGTTTATATGGGAGAGTTTAAAGAAAGCTTTCTGGCCAATTGTAATTGTTGTTGCATGTTTATTTCTTTTTAACGAATATGTATACAACATTAATGATGGATTACATCATTTTACAGAAACAGTTTCTAGACTTACAGTTTTAATATTCTTCTTTGTTTCTGAAACCTTGTTAGGCTTGGTACCTCCAGAAATATTTATTGCGTGGTCTAAAAAAACACCAGACCCAATATTAAACTTAGCAATTTTAGCTACTTTATCATATTCTGGTGGTTTAGTTTCTTACTTTATAGGTAAAACTGCATTAAGAATTAAATCTGTTAAAGAATATTTAGAAGTAAAAATGGCTAAGAATTTAAAAAACACTCGAAAATGGGGTGGTATTTTAATTCTAGTAGGTGCTTTGTTTCCATTACCCTTTTCTATTGCTTGTATTGCTGCAGGAATGATAAAATACCCATTTAATAAAGTTATCTTTTTTGGTTTATTTCGTTTTATTAGATTTGCAATATATGCTTGGGCAATTTTTCAGGTTGTAGATTAA
- the aat gene encoding leucyl/phenylalanyl-tRNA--protein transferase → MIWLTDKIEFPPYEFTTNDGIIALGGDLSDERLICAYKNGIFPWFSEGEPIVWYCPLERMVLFPGEIKVSKSMRKIINKGEFTITENKAFREVIYHCKNIERSDGFGTWITDDMEQAYINLHNKGIAKSLEVWQDNQLVGGLYGLEINNIFCGESMYSKVSNASKLAFIHLAEKKEYTLIDCQMYNDHLASLGAQEIDRNIFLKILKD, encoded by the coding sequence ATGATTTGGCTTACAGATAAAATTGAATTTCCGCCCTATGAATTTACTACTAATGATGGAATTATCGCTTTAGGTGGAGATTTATCTGATGAACGGTTAATTTGTGCCTACAAAAATGGAATTTTTCCTTGGTTTTCAGAAGGAGAACCTATTGTTTGGTATTGTCCGTTGGAAAGAATGGTGTTGTTTCCCGGTGAAATTAAAGTTTCTAAATCGATGCGAAAAATCATTAATAAAGGTGAGTTTACCATCACAGAAAATAAAGCGTTTAGAGAAGTAATCTACCATTGTAAAAACATTGAAAGAAGTGATGGTTTTGGTACTTGGATTACTGATGATATGGAGCAGGCTTACATTAATTTACATAATAAAGGTATTGCAAAATCTTTAGAGGTTTGGCAAGACAATCAATTAGTGGGTGGTTTATACGGTTTAGAGATCAACAATATTTTCTGTGGAGAAAGTATGTATAGTAAAGTTTCTAATGCTTCTAAATTGGCATTTATTCATCTAGCTGAAAAGAAAGAGTATACTTTAATAGATTGCCAAATGTATAATGATCATTTAGCGAGTTTAGGAGCCCAAGAAATTGATAGAAATATATTTTTAAAAATACTAAAGGATTAA
- a CDS encoding RluA family pseudouridine synthase, whose amino-acid sequence MTYFQKFKADISDIKLPEKFTFPFYYQPHKLAIIATNELQEYLENQTDFKHNFGLTEIENELAIGKMFGVLVVKNKQNEIGYLAAFSGKLADKSLPLKFVPPVFNMRTEGSFYIKGEKEIDQINAQLSLLKKDRSYLKLKKTVQKLSKEIEEDLVLERKKLKLQKKDRKRRKTNGQATLNEKDFNNLNKVLVQESFNDQFYYKELVEYYEDKIAKKRTELILFEDKIAALKKDRKEKSNYLQQTLFSKYAFLNQKKEQRNLLDIFNNPAIKPPAGSGECSAPKLLQHAFLNDYTPICMAEFWWGISPNSAIRKHKNFYPACQGRCKPILTHMLDGITMDENLLLENLAEKQELEIIYEDDVLLVVNKPTEFLSVPGKDISDSVYTRIKEKYPDATGPLIVHRLDMSTSGILLLTKTKEANKVLQSQFINRTVKKRYVALLDGNLTEESGKIKLPLRVDLDDRPKQLVDFVHGKNAETDWKIIHRENGKTKVHFYPITGRTHQLRVHAAHINGLNTPIIGDDLYGNKENRLHLHAEFIEFSHPTTHKRMSFTVAPDF is encoded by the coding sequence TTGACTTATTTTCAAAAATTTAAAGCAGATATTTCTGACATTAAACTTCCAGAAAAATTTACTTTTCCGTTTTATTATCAACCTCATAAATTGGCTATAATTGCCACAAATGAGTTGCAAGAATATTTAGAAAATCAGACAGATTTTAAACATAATTTTGGTCTTACGGAAATAGAAAACGAACTAGCAATTGGTAAAATGTTTGGTGTGTTGGTGGTTAAAAACAAACAAAATGAAATTGGTTATTTAGCTGCCTTTTCAGGAAAATTAGCTGATAAAAGTTTGCCTTTAAAATTTGTTCCTCCTGTTTTTAATATGAGAACAGAAGGAAGTTTTTATATAAAAGGTGAAAAAGAGATAGACCAAATAAACGCTCAATTATCTCTTTTAAAAAAAGATAGAAGTTATTTAAAACTAAAGAAAACGGTTCAGAAACTATCCAAAGAAATAGAAGAAGATTTAGTCCTAGAAAGAAAAAAACTGAAACTTCAGAAAAAAGATAGAAAGAGAAGAAAAACAAACGGACAAGCAACTTTAAATGAGAAAGATTTTAACAACCTCAACAAAGTATTAGTCCAAGAAAGTTTTAACGACCAATTTTATTACAAAGAATTAGTAGAATACTACGAAGATAAAATCGCAAAAAAAAGGACAGAATTAATTCTTTTTGAAGACAAAATTGCAGCATTAAAAAAAGATAGAAAAGAAAAATCAAATTATTTACAACAAACTCTTTTTAGTAAATACGCTTTCTTAAATCAAAAAAAAGAGCAACGTAATTTATTAGATATTTTCAACAATCCTGCAATAAAACCACCAGCTGGTTCAGGTGAATGTTCTGCTCCTAAATTACTACAACATGCTTTTTTAAACGACTATACTCCTATTTGTATGGCAGAATTTTGGTGGGGAATTTCGCCAAACTCAGCAATTAGAAAACACAAGAACTTTTATCCTGCCTGCCAAGGTAGATGTAAACCTATTTTAACACATATGTTAGATGGTATTACAATGGATGAAAATTTATTGTTAGAAAATTTAGCTGAAAAACAAGAATTAGAAATCATTTATGAAGATGATGTTTTATTGGTTGTAAATAAACCAACCGAGTTTTTATCTGTACCAGGAAAAGATATTTCCGACTCTGTGTACACTCGAATTAAAGAAAAATATCCAGACGCTACAGGGCCATTAATTGTACACCGATTAGACATGTCTACTTCTGGAATTTTATTATTGACCAAAACAAAAGAAGCTAATAAAGTATTACAAAGTCAGTTTATAAATAGAACAGTAAAAAAACGATACGTTGCTTTATTAGACGGAAACTTAACCGAAGAAAGCGGAAAAATAAAACTTCCTTTACGTGTAGATTTAGACGACAGACCCAAGCAATTAGTAGATTTTGTTCATGGAAAAAATGCAGAAACTGACTGGAAAATCATCCATAGAGAAAATGGAAAGACAAAAGTCCATTTTTACCCAATTACAGGACGAACACATCAATTAAGAGTTCATGCTGCTCATATAAACGGATTAAACACCCCAATTATTGGTGATGATTTATACGGTAACAAAGAAAACAGGTTGCATTTACATGCTGAATTTATAGAGTTTTCACATCCAACAACTCACAAGAGAATGAGCTTTACAGTGGCACCAGATTTTTAG